One genomic region from Nitrosopumilus sp. encodes:
- a CDS encoding transcriptional regulator, which produces MTDLIDKTADYVLELASSQRLSILIGLLAKNNTPTAFAKEIDATKQEVHRNFLRLEKAGLIKKNVGGKYSLTTFGQTICTQVPSLVFFSKNRKYFEEHNFGDVPHKFQMRCGQLANAQYIKGVSKVLEQWKIIYKNSEQYVYEILSDVPLDLIEPLVKKIKKGVKFNYVFSESAIVPKGRKTLLKKLGFDKLIEKGLIERKMEKNVQTVVVLNEKEACLMFPTLDGESDISEMFYSDDPMFHEWCLDYFRYCWYGSDIFRENKLKE; this is translated from the coding sequence ATGACTGATCTTATAGATAAGACTGCAGATTATGTTTTAGAGCTTGCAAGTTCACAACGGTTAAGCATTTTGATTGGATTGCTTGCAAAAAATAATACCCCTACTGCTTTTGCAAAAGAAATTGATGCAACAAAACAAGAGGTCCATAGAAATTTCTTACGCTTAGAAAAAGCAGGATTAATTAAAAAAAATGTTGGTGGAAAATATTCTCTAACCACATTTGGACAAACTATTTGTACACAGGTTCCATCACTTGTATTTTTCTCCAAGAATAGAAAATATTTTGAAGAGCATAACTTTGGAGATGTTCCTCACAAGTTTCAGATGCGTTGTGGTCAACTTGCAAATGCACAATACATCAAAGGAGTTTCAAAAGTTTTAGAACAGTGGAAAATAATTTACAAAAATTCTGAGCAATATGTCTATGAGATTCTATCTGATGTTCCTTTGGATTTGATAGAGCCTTTAGTAAAGAAAATCAAAAAAGGAGTGAAATTCAACTATGTTTTTTCAGAATCTGCAATTGTTCCCAAAGGGCGAAAAACTCTTCTAAAAAAATTGGGATTTGATAAATTAATAGAAAAAGGCCTAATTGAGCGTAAAATGGAAAAAAATGTCCAAACTGTGGTTGTTCTAAATGAAAAAGAAGCCTGTTTGATGTTTCCTACTCTTGATGGTGAATCTGACATTAGTGAGATGTTTTATTCAGATGATCCAATGTTCCATGAGTGGTGTCTTGACTATTTTAGATACTGTTGGTATGGATCTGACATATTTAGAGAAAATAAGCTAAAAGAATAA
- the pstS gene encoding phosphate ABC transporter substrate-binding protein PstS — protein MKTKTSLLILLTALGAIVTPLYAEAATSPDVPDPNQEFTLTGAGATFPFPLIDLWRVEYNNVYNNVNLNYQSIGSGGGIKQHIEKTVNFAASDKPMSQKERDIATGTLHIPESIGGVTVVYNLPEVPNKGLKLTAEAVSKIFLGEITRWNDPIIASQNPGLNLPDHEIVTAHRSDGSGTTFIFTDYLATVSPKWDEQIGKGKSVPWPSGLAAAGNEGVAGIVKSTEYSIGYIELAYAFQTGMSFASIQNADKTAFIEPTLDSISAASSGVADTLPSSEDSWVDVSLVNAPGSDSYPIASFTYLLVYDDLKSVTDSKAQAKAVIHMIYWMITDGQEFSSSLLYVPLADKVVELGKHGLSQVTYDGETLWNYEADASTDLGIPQWIRDNAKWWSEGLITDQDYINGLQYLIQQGILKV, from the coding sequence ATGAAGACAAAAACATCGTTACTGATTTTATTAACTGCACTTGGAGCTATAGTTACTCCATTATACGCAGAAGCAGCAACATCCCCTGATGTACCTGATCCAAATCAAGAATTTACTTTGACTGGCGCAGGAGCAACATTCCCATTTCCACTCATCGATCTATGGAGAGTTGAATACAACAATGTATACAACAACGTAAATCTAAACTATCAATCAATTGGCAGTGGCGGTGGAATAAAACAGCATATTGAAAAAACTGTAAATTTTGCAGCATCAGATAAACCCATGAGTCAAAAAGAAAGAGACATTGCAACAGGAACATTACATATTCCAGAGTCAATTGGAGGCGTTACTGTTGTTTATAATCTTCCTGAAGTTCCAAACAAAGGTCTAAAGCTTACAGCAGAAGCCGTTTCAAAAATTTTCTTAGGAGAAATTACAAGATGGAATGATCCTATAATAGCTTCACAGAATCCGGGATTAAATCTCCCTGATCATGAAATTGTTACAGCACATAGATCCGATGGTTCAGGAACCACTTTCATATTTACAGATTATCTGGCTACTGTTAGTCCAAAATGGGATGAACAGATAGGAAAAGGAAAATCTGTACCATGGCCTTCAGGTCTTGCAGCTGCAGGAAATGAAGGTGTTGCAGGTATTGTAAAGTCCACCGAATACTCAATTGGCTATATTGAACTTGCGTATGCATTCCAAACCGGAATGAGTTTTGCATCAATACAAAATGCAGATAAAACTGCCTTTATTGAGCCTACGCTAGACAGTATTTCTGCTGCATCTAGTGGAGTAGCAGATACTTTACCTTCATCTGAAGATAGTTGGGTTGATGTATCGTTAGTTAATGCACCAGGATCTGATTCATATCCTATTGCAAGTTTTACGTACTTGCTAGTCTATGATGATCTAAAATCTGTAACTGATAGCAAAGCACAAGCAAAAGCTGTCATCCATATGATATATTGGATGATTACTGATGGACAAGAATTCTCATCTAGTTTACTATATGTTCCACTTGCAGATAAAGTGGTAGAACTTGGTAAACATGGTCTCTCCCAAGTAACCTATGATGGAGAAACTCTTTGGAATTATGAAGCTGATGCAAGTACAGATTTGGGAATTCCACAATGGATTAGAGATAATGCAAAGTGGTGGTCTGAAGGATTGATAACTGATCAAGACTATATCAATGGATTACAATATCTAATCCAACAAGGCATTCTCAAAGTCTAA